The region AAGCTTCAAAGTGATGCAGATGCTACTGCTTTGTGGACTACACTTCAAATGTCACCACTCTAAAGCCACAGTACTTACATCCATGAGGTTCTCCTCCATGTAATGAGAAAAGTATTTCAGCACCGTCACTTGACTAATAAATTGCTCAGGAGCAtctgttgctgggaaaactgagcaTTGGCCAAGCTCTGCGTAATAGTGAACTGTTCTATAAAAACAGGAAcgaaagggagagaagaggaaaaaaaaatagaagcagttAATCATTGTTTTTAGATTTCTTTAGTGCAAGACTGGAGAACTGACAGGATTTCATTAATTGATACACTTACTTTTTGTCTGGAAGGAGGCTCATGTGAGCACCATTGTTGAAAAGGACACCGACGGTGTGGTCTGAGAGCTGGTACCCGAAGCCATATTTGTTAGAGTAATCAACCCATTTGGTGACCCACTGAAATGATGTGCTCAGCTGCTCTTTGGGAATGCAATCAGCTTCCGGCATGTTTTCCAGACATCCCCGAAGAACCCTTGCCACTGTGTCTGCAACACTTCCCATAGTACTGTCTTCAAGGCCTGAAGAGTCAGAGAGAAATGTTTCAAGTTATACAATATTTTAGCAATAAAACCTCAGGCTTTGGTAGATGCTAAGTTTCGCTCCATTAATTCGAAAGACATAGAACTCAAGATTATTTTCCAATTCCTGTAATCTTACTACTTCTGTGTTAAATTAAGCTACAAAGTAAATTGACttaaattattatgtatttaGCACTGGCACTTTgagtttcattatttaaaatacgATTGACAACCACTTACAttcactgctgctgctgcagctgccaaGAGTCCCTCTGACTATCATCCGAATAGCATCCCCAATCTGCTGCTTGTTTTCTACTGCGGGTGTTCCAGACCTGGCAACTGTGGTGGTAGGTGGCTGGAGCTCCTTAGAAGAGAGATTTATGCAATGAGTCAAGCATCTAAATTCATTTAAGGGTGAGAATTCCAGATTAAGATGAGAGTGAGGCAATTTCTGGGAAAGCTCATCAAAAAGCAATGGACAAAAGCCAGATAAAAGATAACGCAGTAACTCACTTGCATGCATTGTAAAACTAAAAGACTTCCTTTTAGTTTTAACTTCCCTTTCAAAGGGTTTGAAGAAAAACTTTAAGTAAATATGACATATTTGAACCATGATAATCATAGTCCAAGTGCTAATTAATAAAGAGTGGAAATAATGTAAAGCATGAGCATCTACTTTACTCTTTCCCAACACACCTCATCTGTCCTGTGTTTGCTGGGTTGCTGAGTTATTGAAGTCTTTTTCAAATCATGCCTAAGCTTGTAGATGTCTTCATCTTCTTTAGACACTCTATCTGTATATCAAGAAACAGAATTACAAACATTAGTCTATCTTAACAAGGTAGGAACAGGCTTAGCCATATTTTCTCCTTCTTGCATTATTGACCAACTTATGAGCATCCTGGGCAAAAATAGCATTTTACCTTTGCCATTAGCTGCAGCTACCCCCAAAAGCCCTCTTTaatgtttgcaaaataaaaagctaTCAATCACAATTCAAGGTATGGATTTATTATGCTATAAATACCAACATTTAAGAATATGCAAATATGGCCAAGTTATGCTAatataaaattctcttttaacTAATTTACCAAATTCAAATATAATATTGggtatgaaaaaggaaaagaagtcttgTTAACTTACTATGTGTGTCAATATATCTTGCTTTGTCTTTTTTGCCACCAAAAAGAGCAGCAGCTGCTTTCTTAAAGAAATTCTTTGCTGGGCTTGATAAGTGGAAATCTGGAACTGTATGACAACAGCTAGAAGACAGTCTGTCTGGAGTGAAGCCCTGTGGAATATTAGAAAAGGCCTTCAGTAACCTGTCAGGTAACTGGGATCAATAccaggtaattaaaaaaaaaagacagtgcaCCAACCTGCAAAAAAAAGTCATGTCGAATGATGTCATCCAAACTGGGACGATCCTCTGGGTTTTTGGACAACATACTAGCAATTAAGTGCTTGGCAGGAGCCAGCAATGAGGACGGCATTGTATACCTTGCTTCCCTTATGCACCTATAGGTTTCTTTGAGATTTGTAGTTTCAAATGGGGGCCTCCCTAGTAACATTGTATACCTGTGTGCAAAGAAACACATCTTTAGCAATGGTCATAAAGCAACTCTTTTCAAGTGTTAAAATCTAAATCcgaatttgctttttaattattcTGCTGCATTTACTTACATTACACAGCCCAGGGCCCAAATGTCTGATTCACAGCCATGTCCTTGTTTGTTGAGGACTTCAGGAGAGAGATAATTTGGGGTACCACATATCGTTCTGGAAAGACAAAATATTGAGATCGTGTTAGGAACTATTCCACTATTTAAACTTGGTTCTCTTGACGTGACTTGATGGGAGACAAAATCTTAAACAAAGTCTTAAAATCTATACTGAATTTCTATTTGGAAACATTTGACTTTTGGCATCTGAAAATTCAACTGAGATCTGACCAAGTGAGTTtcggtaatttttaaaaatgcacacacattGTTTTAGCCCACATGCAAAGTGTTGTTAACCAACTAAAGCCAGGGACATCGTGGCATTTTATACATTTCAAGCCAAGAAAAGACTTCATTGACTGCTTTCATAATCAATTTAGAGGCACAGGGTGCTCTGTCTAGTCCATAGTGGGCATTTAGtaagtatttctttaaattaaCATTGCTATGATTTATAGATTTTATCACCAGACCTCTGAAAcattaaatgcaaaataatgaaggCACATTTGGTCTCCACAAAAGTCTACTAGGATGCATCTTTCTGACTCTTACCTCCTTCTGTGTTCCAAGGGTTCTAGCCTGGCTGCCAGACCGAAGTCCCCAACTTTTAGTTCCATGGCTTCATTAATAAAAAAGTTCCCTAGatgataaacaaaacaaaatgtgaatCCCTTTGAAAATGCGTTCTAACCAAGTACACACACATCCACTTTGGAGCCAGGCAGCCAACTGTTATACGAAAGTCGCCCATTCAAAAGCAAGATTGCAGACACCAGATCCCAATTAAGAAcattaatatgtaaaaaaaaaagagagagaaaaaaaagaactctctCTAACACAAAACTCAGCTTTTGGCGTCAATGACTTACCTAGTTTGAGATCTCTATGCAAGATTTCTTGTTCATGAAGGTACTTCAGTCCAGACACAATCTGCCTGAGGTAGTATCGAACTTCTGGCTCTGTCAACACCTTTCTTGCTTTCAAAATATGAGCCATTGActaggaagaggagaaggaaaaaagagaatctGTCAAAACAGTTACCAAAATCACTGGTTTCCCTTTGCAGGACGAGCAATGAAAGTTAACTTTGCAGTGTAAGTACTGCCACAGCTAAAATCCCAGATAAAATACTCTTTGAATACCATGTTAATTCGGGGTCAGCAAATGTTCTCAAATAGGAGTTGACACTTACCCTTCTGCTGCAGTATTCCAAGAGaatgtaaatgttttctttgtccTCAAAGTAGTGATAAAACTGCACTACATGCTTATGATGAAGAATTCTGTGAAGCTCTATTTCTTTGTCAATCTAAATGAAAAAGCAAGGTAAGGCTTATTAGCTTCCAGTCACCTCGGAAAAGCCAGTGATTACACATGCAGAAGACATTTTCCTAACAGGGAAGGGCCATCCTTGCACACAAAGAAAATACTTTACTCAAGAGTCATACACACCTTTTCCCTTTGATGAGGTTTAGCTACTCTGCTGTGAGGAATAATTTTTGCGGCGTAGACTTTGTTATTTGTCAAATCTGTCATCTCGTAACATTTTGCAAAGCCACCCTGAAAGGAAACAAAGCCGAGACGGAATTGAGGATGGCACAAAAATGGACggcagatattttaaataaataaataaatgggaagaaagaaaagcaaaaaaaaaaaattgaggaatgGAGGAGGGTGGACAGAGGGAGGCATTCGACTTCGTTAAAGCTCCCTCATGAAGAGAAACGCATTGCTGGAAACAGCAAGTTCAAAcagtttctcttcttcctttataaAGGGGAGCTTTATGGAGGGAGTTGGAACGGGGAGACATGAAAAATAACGTCTGATGAGACTTGTCAGGAAAATTCCCTGGGAGCTGATAGAGGGAGAGAGGTCTGATGTAGAAAGCCCTCGCTTCCAGACTCAAGATGCATTTCTCTGGGCTGCGGGAGGCACCCAGTTCTGAGGCTAAGAATGCAAAGCCGATCCCCAGCGCTGCCGGCGCACAAAAGCCAGAGGGCAGGTGAGAAGCCCACGTCGCGCTGGGATCGGACCTCCGAAAAACCCGGAAGCGGCGGGCGAGGGACCCCGCGGGCTTGCCCGGCTTGGGGTCGCCCGGACAGACCTCCCGCCCGCCCGGCAGCCCGGCGCCCTCCGCTTGTCACCTTTCCCAGCACTTTGCCCCGGCAGTAGCGCTTCCCCGTCGTGGGGTCGACGATAATCCGCGAGATCTCCGGCCCCGAGTgcgaatggtggtgatggtggtgcgCGGCCGCCGGGGGCACTTGCGCCTGGGACTGAGGTGGCTGCGATTCCTCGGGGGGCTGCGGCGGCCGCTTCTTCTTCGAGTCTGCTCCGCAACCCTTGCCCAGCGCCTGCTCGCACATTTTGGTGCTGGCGGCTGGCTGGTAGGTGATAGTCCGCAAAAGCTCCATGGTCGCCTTGCCGTCCCGCACTGCCCGCTGCCACCCCCTAGGCGCGGTCACACGTCCGAGCCGGCCGTGGCCCTCGCACCCTTGCCTCTGGCGCCGACGAGCACCGAACACCCCGGTCCACTTGTGCGAGTGAGAACGCTCAGCGAAGTCTTATATATGGGGCGGCGGGAAGGGGGCGGAGACTCGATACGCGACATCACGTCACGGCTGATGCCCCGCCTCACGGCCGGCCGAGCGCGCGTGGCCGGGAAGCAAGTCTTGACCCGCCACCCTGGTCTGGCTTCCGAGCGGAGCCACGCGCCTCGAACGCCGGCCGCCGAGAGCTCTTGCGGCCGCGGGAAAGCCTTCGGAGCCGTCCGTGGGCCCCGCCGTCCCGTTCTTCGAAGGCGCTGAGCCTCAGCGTAGGAAACAGAATCGCGAGGGCCGACGCCTggccccacccccgccccagccGCGGGGTGGCAGGGCAGTGCCGTGACCCGATCGAGTCGGGCGCGGGTGTAGACGCAGTCCCTCCCCCGCACAGCCCTTCCCGGCCGCCCGGGGCCTCCTGTGTCAAGGTATCAGGGTGCCCGGAGCCCGCCGCACAGGCAGGCGAGGCCTCCTCCGGCCGTATGACAGGGCTCGTCTGTAGCTGCCCCGCAGTGCCTGCCCGCGCTGTGACGAGCTCGCTGGTGTCTAGCTGGGGCAGTGCCGAGAGGCCGTGCGGGTGAAAGGCCGGGATTGGTGGAGCCTTGCATTCGAGCCCATCGCCGCATCGCGCTAGGGCAGACACGGGCCCGCAGCCGGGATCCCGGGCCGATTGGCCAACCGTGCCAGGATCCCACTCGAGGCCCGTCTGGCCCCCGCCCATCCCCCTAGAGCGAGCCTCTATCTGAGGTCAGCCCCTGAACCTTGGAGAGCGAGGTCGACGTCCCGGCAAGGCGTCCTCCGCCGGTAGCCCGAAGATTGGAAAGCAAGGGCGCCATCTTGTGAAATGTTCCGGAATGCCGTTAGGTCTCGAAGTGGGCAGCGATTGACAAATGTGGGCCTTTGACAGTTACTGGTACTAAAAATCGATGCCGATTGTGAGTTTGCAATCAGAGTCATCTATGACTTCTTCCGAATGCATCTGTTGAGATGGCTCATGAGCTGCCCTGGTTCCTGGAAAGTCAATCTGAGACTTTCTCGGGTAGGGAGATTCGTAGGATGAAGAGAGGAGCGTAGGCCAGTGAGTGCAAACACAGCTTAGTTTCCTATTTCCAGATTTTACTGTGCAGTTTGACTAACCTAGAAAcacgtttttttgtttgtttttcttgctctAATTACGATagagtaacatttattgagggctgtgcagtatttttaaatgccttgTTTAATCCTACAACAATTCTGAGAGAAATATtgtaaggaaggaaaaataattttccaccTTTCAGTTTTGGCCTGGGTCACCGTAActagacagattaacaagaaaacaaagaagcttATTAACATATACGTCTCATATATACATGGGAGATAACCAGGAAAATGAGAGATGGTTTAAAATCGGGCTTAAATACTATCTTCAgctaaaccaaaagaaaagagTGTGGGGCAGGCAAGTTAAGGAACCATGACCAGGAAATGTACGGTAAACAGGAGTGGGGCTTCTTATTTCTTCATTGATAAGTTTTTCATGATTTAGAGTCATTCTTCCTGGTACAGAGGAGACACTCTTACAAATggagttttgtgggttttttttttttttttttttttttttagcgaaTGTACGTTTCCCTTACAAAAGGGTAATATGCCATTTTTAGAGCATCTCCTGGGTCTGCTGGTTCTcaaaataattatctcaaaataatccttatccCAGGGCCAtatttggggtggcatattctcaTCTCCtacattattattcccattttatagatgaggcttGGAGAACTTAGGTAACTATTGTATATTTTTACTAGATCATCAAGGTTAGGTTAATTAGCAGCACACTTGAATCTTTTTACCTATGTTAACAAGATATGGTAAATAGTTTTTTGAAGCTAAATTCCAGAGACATTTAGAATACCAGATTATTGAATCCCTGGAAGGTACATACAAAAAGGGTTGCTGCAGTCCACTGTCAAATTTAGGTATGTGTGGTATCAACATTAATcgaacatttacaaaaatactATGTCTCAAATACTTCCAGCATAATGTGGAAAAGAGGCTCATTGCCATTAGGAGAAAGGGAAAGGCTTTGCCATTatagaggagaaagggaaagtCTTTGCTGTCGCTTCCGTTTTTGATTCTTTAAAGAGTGCAGGGCAAGTCCAGGCATGTTTCTCATAAGTGACAATAGACTTTAATCCCAAGATTGTCAGGGATGGAATAAGGGGTGGGGCTTAGGGGTGGAAATTCAGAATTACGTAATTATCCTCTTTATTCATAATCCCAGGGGTGACCTTTGCTTCCCAGATTTATGCAAACCTACTCTCTAAGATATAGAAGGCTTGCAGGTTTAGAAAATATTACTAGAATTTATCAAAGCTAGTTTACACACCATGTCTTTATGGTTGATAATAaactgtatatgtatacatatatgtatatgtgtgtgtgtattcatttgtGGCCTAAGATAAAAAACTGAAGAATAGATtgtcgtgattttttttttaatttcaatttcttctttgattagcATACACTATGGTATGTATCTTTACCAAATGGACTTCAGTATTTGATAAACTATTGAACATTCCATGTGAAATTCGGGTCTGTCTGCCACAACATGgaggcatttaataaaatattaacgcTGTGTAAATCTTACGGTGTCTTCTTTCCAACTgagaacatgattttttttttttggggttgTGGTGCCATCATGTGGACAGAACCAAAATTGTAGTCTatagaacaaaaaaggaaataaatgcgCTTTCTATTAAGTAGAATAATTACTAAATATCATGGAGTTAATTTGGTAACCAgtaggaaggaaaaaatggaTGCATGCTTCATATCTGGCTTAATTTCAAGCAAATGAAAGTTTGAGATGCGTGAAATTTTAAGACAATATGAGAGAATTCTTTCACAGCCTTTGAGTGTGGTAGAACTTTCAACTATTTACAAAATCTAgaatcccttaaaaaaaaaagcaagattcaTTAATGTAACTATATAGAAACAAAACCCTTTCAttgatttaaaataacaaaacaccacaaataaattcaaaggataaataacactggaaaaattattttcaactcaTCACAGAGAAAGAGCTTATCTTCCTGTTATATAAAAACTCCTACAATtggataaaatacaaattatccaGTAGAAAACAAATGGTTCTTACATTTGCTCAATTTCACTCGTCAGAAGATAAATTGAAATGAAAGATATACTGAGGCACCCTTTCCTACAAAATTGGCAAAACCCTCAAAAGTTGCCATGAACATGCTGAATTGCTGAAGTGTTGAGGAAGCAGCACTCCGtatattgctgatgggaatggaaattgatataatttcagtgaaAAGTAATTTGGCTGAATCTATCAAATTTAGAAATGAATGTATTCTCTTACTCACTTAGGAATTTATCCTATGGATATAATCTCGTATATAAAATGATGCATGACACATCAACAAATGATAAAAACCCTGGCCAAATTAAGCCCAATTCTTACATttgtaaataaggttttatttaaaacaacCATGCCCATTtgctgggatctaattaaactaaagagcttctgcacagcagaagaaactatcgtcagagtgaacaggcagcctacagaatgggagaaaatttttgcaatctatccatcttacaaagggctaatatccatcatctacaaagaacttaaacaaatttacaagaaaaaaaacaaccccatcaaaaagtgggcaaatgatatgaacagacacttctcaaaagaaaacatttatgcggTCAACAAAcacgaaaaaaagctcatcatcactggtcattagagaaatgcaaatcaaaaccacagtgagatgcatctcacgccagttaaaatggcgatcattgagaagtcaggaaacagcggatgctggaggggatgtggagaaataggaacgcttttacattgttggtgggagtgtaaattagttcagttgtggaagacagtgtggccattcctcaaggatctagaaccagaaataccatttgacccagcaattccattactgagtgtatacccaaggattataaatcattctactataatgacacatgcacatgtatgtttattgcagcactgttcacagtagcaaagacttggagccgacccaaatgcccatcaatgatagattggataaagaaaatgtggcacatatacaccatggaatactatgcagccataaaaaaggataagttgatgttctttgcagggacatggatgaagctggaaaccatcattctcagcacactaacacaggaacaaaaaaccaaacactgcatgttctcattcataagtgggcattaaacaatgagaacatagggacacaaggaggggaacatcacactctggggcctatAAGGAGgtgggggggctaggggagggatagcattaggagaaatacctaatgtagatgacgggttgatggattcagcaaaccaccatggcacgtgtatacctatgtaacaaacctgcacattctgcacatatatcccagaacttaaagtataataaaaaaaatttttttaaaaaaactacacattgggtacgGTGTACACTGCTTGAGTGATGGGTAcagcaaaatctcagaaatcaccactaaaggacttattaatgtaaccaaataccacttgttcaccaaaaacctattaaaagaaaaaaatactaattttcaaAAAACAACCATGCCCATTTGCTTGTGTAgatatattgtctatggctgctttcatgttacaatggcagagttcagctgtgacagagaccatatggcctgcaatgcctaaaatatttgctatctagccctttacagaaacAGTTTGCTGACCCCTCATGTATAAAGTTATTCATTGCAGTGTTGCTTGTAATAATTAAAgattagaaacaacctaagtggCCATCAATAGAAAATTGGTTAAATGATGATATGTTCATGCCATGAAAATGTAGGCAgttgtaaaaacaaaatgaagaagctttttaagtattgatatgaaaaaaatctccaaaataggccgggcgcagtggctcacgcctgtaatcccagcaacttgggaggctgaggcaggccgatcatctgaggtaaggagttctagaccagcctggccaacatggtgaaaccccatctctactaaaattacaaaaattagccaggtgtggtggtaggtgcctgtaatcccagctattcaggaggctgaggcaagagaatcgcttgacattaggagatatacctaatgtaaatgaccagttaatgggtgcagcacaccaacatggcacatgtatacatatgtaacaaacctgcacgttgtgcacatgtaccctagaacttaaagtataataaatatatatatatatatatatatatatggagaaacgcttgaacccgggaggcggaagttgcagtaagccaagatcacaccattgcgctccagcctgggggacaagagtgagacttcgcctcaaaaaaaaaaaaccacacacacaaaaaaatctccaaaataaatacTGTGGAAAGCAAGTATAGGACAGTGTATGGTATAGTAAAATATGTTTCCTTGGAATAAAAAATGAGgggaaaataacatatttttatagcCTTAATTATGCATAAACCATAAACTTTTGGGGAGGATTAATAGCAAACTAATAACAATAGGTTTTCTTCTGTTTActtgtttacatatttttgtgagaagattatttacttttctgatcatttttatgtgttttaatgTCTGAATCGGAAGAATAcattactatttaaaaatacatataaaaacattttttaaggatGTGATTTGGCTCATCAAAGAGAACTTTGTGTTCCACTCTCTGTTATGTTCTATCATCTAATCAAGGTTTGCAATACACACTTTATATTATAAGTATAGGGTGCAGTGAAAATACTTTATATTGCTTAATTgattattgtttttcttccccACAGGTATGAAAGCTTCATGAGGACAGGTACATTTCTTAGTTTAATGCTATATTCCCCATGCCTTGAATAGTACATGACAGAGTAAAAACTCAATTATTTGTTAGATAgacacatttataaatataaaactattgaGAAAACAAGATACCTCTTAGATTTGATCTTGCACAAATCTCTGAAACTCtctatgtctcagtttcttcttctgtaacaAGAGGATGACAATATTATATAAGGTTGTTGCTATGGTATGAATGTTTTTGTTCCCACAACATTCATTTgttgtgatggtattaagaggtgggtctttggaggtgattaggttatgaggttAGAGCCTTCATAAATGGCATTAATACCTTCATAATAGAGACCCAAGAGATACTccttgtcccttccaccatgtgagaccACAGCAAGAAGTTGCCATCTGTGAGGAAGTTGGCCCTCACCGGATACCAAATCTGCTAGCAACATGATTTTGGATTTCCCAGctcctagaactgtgagaaataaatttgttgtttataagccacctagttttgtgatattttgttatagcagcccagagGGGCTAAGACAATTGTTATAATGATTAAACAAGCCAATGCATAGaatgtgcttagaacagtgcctgtcaCATGGTGGGAAATCTataatattagttattatttaatattcagGAGAAAGGAAGGGGCAAGAAGAAAAACTACCAAGGGCAGGAGAGATGGACAAGAGGGAGTTTAACCCAAGGTAGAGTGGAGAGATACTGTCCCCAGCATCTGGTTTACTGAAAGAAATTCAACACAACTGAATGGAACTGACAGGGAGAAAGAACAACAAATAAGCActgtttttgtttgccttttcaaAAATTTGCTTTTGACTTGGGGAATTGataag is a window of Pongo pygmaeus isolate AG05252 chromosome 4, NHGRI_mPonPyg2-v2.0_pri, whole genome shotgun sequence DNA encoding:
- the PLK2 gene encoding serine/threonine-protein kinase PLK2 codes for the protein MELLRTITYQPAASTKMCEQALGKGCGADSKKKRPPQPPEESQPPQSQAQVPPAAAHHHHHHSHSGPEISRIIVDPTTGKRYCRGKVLGKGGFAKCYEMTDLTNNKVYAAKIIPHSRVAKPHQREKIDKEIELHRILHHKHVVQFYHYFEDKENIYILLEYCSRRSMAHILKARKVLTEPEVRYYLRQIVSGLKYLHEQEILHRDLKLGNFFINEAMELKVGDFGLAARLEPLEHRRRTICGTPNYLSPEVLNKQGHGCESDIWALGCVMYTMLLGRPPFETTNLKETYRCIREARYTMPSSLLAPAKHLIASMLSKNPEDRPSLDDIIRHDFFLQGFTPDRLSSSCCHTVPDFHLSSPAKNFFKKAAAALFGGKKDKARYIDTHNRVSKEDEDIYKLRHDLKKTSITQQPSKHRTDEELQPPTTTVARSGTPAVENKQQIGDAIRMIVRGTLGSCSSSSECLEDSTMGSVADTVARVLRGCLENMPEADCIPKEQLSTSFQWVTKWVDYSNKYGFGYQLSDHTVGVLFNNGAHMSLLPDKKTVHYYAELGQCSVFPATDAPEQFISQVTVLKYFSHYMEENLMDGGDLPSVTDIRRPRLYLLQWLKSDKALMMLFNDGTFQVNFYHDHTKIIICSQNEEYLLTYINEDRISTTFRLTTLLMSGCSLELKNRMEYALNMLLQRCN